From the genome of Miscanthus floridulus cultivar M001 chromosome 10, ASM1932011v1, whole genome shotgun sequence, one region includes:
- the LOC136484909 gene encoding E3 ubiquitin-protein ligase RZFP34-like, with the protein MTPETQVVLAVERPAVLAVVRRGQRRTSLVSALTKGVCIIEGCSVMAPCCRQCHNDAKGVPSAESSHNMRGLGKGVSGKPYPRLCNARRPRLEPGTIRSQTVSNDQYHCDGCAICRTGGADNFFHCDKLVSL; encoded by the exons ATGACGCCGGAAACACAGGTGGTCCTCGCCGTCGAGCGGCCCGCTGTCCTCGCCGTCGTGCGCCGTGGCCAACGTCGCACGTCTCTTGTGTCTGCCTTGACCAAAGGTGTATGCATTATAGAAGGATGCAGCGTCATGGCGCCCTGCTGCCGCCAATGCCACAACGATGCCAAG ggcgtacccagtgcagagagctcccacaatatgcggggtctagggaagggtgtcagtgggaagccttaccctcgcctgtgcaatgcgaggagaccgcgactcgaacccgggaccatccggtcacagacg GTCTCAAATGACCAATACCATTGTGATGGATGTGCCATATGCAG AACTGGTGGTGCAGATAACTTTTTTCACTGTGATAAACTTGTTTCACTGTGA